The Ovis aries strain OAR_USU_Benz2616 breed Rambouillet chromosome 11, ARS-UI_Ramb_v3.0, whole genome shotgun sequence genome window below encodes:
- the GRB7 gene encoding growth factor receptor-bound protein 7 isoform X3, whose product MELGLSPLHLSSSPEDLYLASGTPPGTPPPLNAPLSGEVKRSQPLPIPTSRKLLREEELQSTSLPSIPNPFPELCSPSSQSPILGGSSSARGLLPRDTSCPHVIKVYSEDGTCRSVEVAAGATARYVCEMLVQRSHSLSDENWGLVECHPYLALERALEDHESVAEVQAAWPIGGDSRIVFRKNFAKYELFKSTPVSHSLFPEKMVSSCLDAHTGMSHEDIIQNFLNAGSFPEIQGFLQLRGSGRKLWKRFFCFLRRSGLYYSTKGTSKDPRHLQYVADVNESNVYVVTQGRKLYGMPTDFGFCIKPNKLRNGHKGLHLFCTEDEQSRSCWLAAFRLFKFGVQLYKNYQQTLCRHLCPPCGGSPPSRSVSDNTLVAMDFSGHAGRVIENPREALSAALEEAQAWRKKTNHRLSLPTPSSGTSLSAAIHRTQPWFHGRISREESQRLIGQQGLVDGLFLVRESQRNPQGFVLSLCHVQKVKHYLILPSEEEGRLYFSMDDGQTRFTDLLQLVEFHQLNRGILPCLLRYCCTRVAL is encoded by the exons ATGGAGCTGGGTCTGTCTCCACTTCATCTCAGCAGCTCCCCAGAAGACCTGTACCTGGCCTCTGGGACCCCTCCTGGGACTCCCCCACCTCTCAATGCCCCTCTGTCTGGGGAGGTGAAGAGGTCCCAGCCTCTGCCCATTCCAACCAGCAG GAAACTTCTTCGAGAGGAGGAGCTACAGTCAACCTCTCTGCCCTCCATCCCCAACCCCTTCCCCGAGCTCTGCAGTCCTTCTTCACAGAGCCCCATTCTTGGGGGGTCCTCCAGTGCAAGGGGGCTGCTCCCTCGAGACACGAGCTGCCCCCAT GTCATAAAGGTGTACAGCGAAGATGGGACCTGCCGCTCGGTGGAGGTGGCGGCAGGGGCCACGGCTCGCTATGTGTGCGAGATGCTGGTGCAGCGATCTCACTCCCTGAGTGACGAGAACTGGGGGCTGGTGGAGTGCCACCCCTACCTAGCACTGG AGCGGGCCTTGGAGGATCATGAGTCAGTGGCAGAAGTGCAGGCTGCCTGGCCCATTGGTGGAGACAGCCGCATCGTCTTCCGGAAGAACTTTGCCAAATACGAGCTGTTCAAGAGCACTCCAGTGAGT CACTCCCTCTTCCCAGAAAAGATGGTCTCTAGCTGTCTGGATGCACACACGGGCATGTCCCATGAGGACATCATCCAG AACTTCCTGAATGCAGGCAGCTTCCCAGAGATCCAGGGCTTCCTGCAGCTCCGGGGGTCAGGGCGCAAGCTTTGGAAACGTTTTTTTTGCTTCCTGCGCCGCTCTGGCCTGTATTACTCCACCAAGGGCACTTCCAAG GATCCGAGGCACCTGCAGTACGTAGCAGATGTGAACGAGTCCAATGTGTATGTGGTGACCCAGGGCCGCAAGCTCTACGGGATGCCCACAGACTTTGGCTTCTGTATCAAG CCAAATAAGCTTCGAAATGGCCACAAGGGGCTTCACCTCTTCTGCACTGAGGATGAGCAGAGCCGCTCCTGCTGGTTAGCCGCCTTCCGCCTCTTCAAG TTTGGGGTACAGCTGTATAAGAATTACCAGCAGACACTGTGCCGCCACCTGTGCCCACCCTGTGGGGGTTCCCCACCCTCG AGGAGTGTCTCAGACAACACTCTGGTGGCCATGGACTTCTCCGGCCATGCCGGGCGTGTCATTGAGAACCCCCGGGAAGCTCTGAGCGCCGCCCTGGAGGAGGCCCAGGCCTGGCGG AAGAAGACGAACCACCGTCTcagcctgcccacccccagctcGGGCACAAGCCTCAGTGCAG CTATCCACCGCACCCAACCCTGGTTCCATGGACGCATTTCTCGGGAGGAGAGCCAGCGGCTCATTGGGCAGCAGGGCCTGGTTGATGG CCTGTTCCTGGTCCGAGAGAGTCAGCGGAACCCACAGggctttgtgctttctctgtGCCACGTGCAGAAAGTCAAACATTACCTTATCCTGCCA AGCGAGGAGGAGGGGCGCCTGTACTTCAGCATGGATGACGGCCAGACTCGCTTCACCGACCTGCTGCAGCTCGTGGAGTTCCACCAGCTGAACCGCGGCATCCTGCCCTGCCTGCTGCGCTACTGCTGCACCCGCGTGGCCCTCTGA
- the GRB7 gene encoding growth factor receptor-bound protein 7 isoform X4, with the protein MELGLSPLHLSSSPEDLYLASGTPPGTPPPLNAPLSGEVKRSQPLPIPTSRKLLREEELQSTSLPSIPNPFPELCSPSSQSPILGGSSSARGLLPRDTSCPHVIKVYSEDGTCRSVEVAAGATARYVCEMLVQRSHSLSDENWGLVECHPYLALERALEDHESVAEVQAAWPIGGDSRIVFRKNFAKYELFKSTPHSLFPEKMVSSCLDAHTGMSHEDIIQNFLNAGSFPEIQGFLQLRGSGRKLWKRFFCFLRRSGLYYSTKGTSKDPRHLQYVADVNESNVYVVTQGRKLYGMPTDFGFCIKPNKLRNGHKGLHLFCTEDEQSRSCWLAAFRLFKFGVQLYKNYQQTLCRHLCPPCGGSPPSRSVSDNTLVAMDFSGHAGRVIENPREALSAALEEAQAWRKKTNHRLSLPTPSSGTSLSAAIHRTQPWFHGRISREESQRLIGQQGLVDGLFLVRESQRNPQGFVLSLCHVQKVKHYLILPSEEEGRLYFSMDDGQTRFTDLLQLVEFHQLNRGILPCLLRYCCTRVAL; encoded by the exons ATGGAGCTGGGTCTGTCTCCACTTCATCTCAGCAGCTCCCCAGAAGACCTGTACCTGGCCTCTGGGACCCCTCCTGGGACTCCCCCACCTCTCAATGCCCCTCTGTCTGGGGAGGTGAAGAGGTCCCAGCCTCTGCCCATTCCAACCAGCAG GAAACTTCTTCGAGAGGAGGAGCTACAGTCAACCTCTCTGCCCTCCATCCCCAACCCCTTCCCCGAGCTCTGCAGTCCTTCTTCACAGAGCCCCATTCTTGGGGGGTCCTCCAGTGCAAGGGGGCTGCTCCCTCGAGACACGAGCTGCCCCCAT GTCATAAAGGTGTACAGCGAAGATGGGACCTGCCGCTCGGTGGAGGTGGCGGCAGGGGCCACGGCTCGCTATGTGTGCGAGATGCTGGTGCAGCGATCTCACTCCCTGAGTGACGAGAACTGGGGGCTGGTGGAGTGCCACCCCTACCTAGCACTGG AGCGGGCCTTGGAGGATCATGAGTCAGTGGCAGAAGTGCAGGCTGCCTGGCCCATTGGTGGAGACAGCCGCATCGTCTTCCGGAAGAACTTTGCCAAATACGAGCTGTTCAAGAGCACTCCA CACTCCCTCTTCCCAGAAAAGATGGTCTCTAGCTGTCTGGATGCACACACGGGCATGTCCCATGAGGACATCATCCAG AACTTCCTGAATGCAGGCAGCTTCCCAGAGATCCAGGGCTTCCTGCAGCTCCGGGGGTCAGGGCGCAAGCTTTGGAAACGTTTTTTTTGCTTCCTGCGCCGCTCTGGCCTGTATTACTCCACCAAGGGCACTTCCAAG GATCCGAGGCACCTGCAGTACGTAGCAGATGTGAACGAGTCCAATGTGTATGTGGTGACCCAGGGCCGCAAGCTCTACGGGATGCCCACAGACTTTGGCTTCTGTATCAAG CCAAATAAGCTTCGAAATGGCCACAAGGGGCTTCACCTCTTCTGCACTGAGGATGAGCAGAGCCGCTCCTGCTGGTTAGCCGCCTTCCGCCTCTTCAAG TTTGGGGTACAGCTGTATAAGAATTACCAGCAGACACTGTGCCGCCACCTGTGCCCACCCTGTGGGGGTTCCCCACCCTCG AGGAGTGTCTCAGACAACACTCTGGTGGCCATGGACTTCTCCGGCCATGCCGGGCGTGTCATTGAGAACCCCCGGGAAGCTCTGAGCGCCGCCCTGGAGGAGGCCCAGGCCTGGCGG AAGAAGACGAACCACCGTCTcagcctgcccacccccagctcGGGCACAAGCCTCAGTGCAG CTATCCACCGCACCCAACCCTGGTTCCATGGACGCATTTCTCGGGAGGAGAGCCAGCGGCTCATTGGGCAGCAGGGCCTGGTTGATGG CCTGTTCCTGGTCCGAGAGAGTCAGCGGAACCCACAGggctttgtgctttctctgtGCCACGTGCAGAAAGTCAAACATTACCTTATCCTGCCA AGCGAGGAGGAGGGGCGCCTGTACTTCAGCATGGATGACGGCCAGACTCGCTTCACCGACCTGCTGCAGCTCGTGGAGTTCCACCAGCTGAACCGCGGCATCCTGCCCTGCCTGCTGCGCTACTGCTGCACCCGCGTGGCCCTCTGA
- the GRB7 gene encoding growth factor receptor-bound protein 7 isoform X1, translating to MELGLSPLHLSSSPEDLYLASGTPPGTPPPLNAPLSGEVKRSQPLPIPTSRKLLREEELQSTSLPSIPNPFPELCSPSSQSPILGGSSSARGLLPRDTSCPHVIKVYSEDGTCRSVEVAAGATARYVCEMLVQRSHSLSDENWGLVECHPYLALERALEDHESVAEVQAAWPIGGDSRIVFRKNFAKYELFKSTPVSHSLFPEKMVSSCLDAHTGMSHEDIIQNFLNAGSFPEIQGFLQLRGSGRKLWKRFFCFLRRSGLYYSTKGTSKDPRHLQYVADVNESNVYVVTQGRKLYGMPTDFGFCIKPNKLRNGHKGLHLFCTEDEQSRSCWLAAFRLFKFGVQLYKNYQQTLCRHLCPPCGGSPPSRSVSDNTLVAMDFSGHAGRVIENPREALSAALEEAQAWRKKTNHRLSLPTPSSGTSLSAAIHRTQPWFHGRISREESQRLIGQQGLVDGLFLVRESQRNPQGFVLSLCHVQKVKHYLILPVSIPASCRTNAGLPAAHPPHTAPRVPGVFPLSLLLHKQWGPQPWPRRALLQALTPP from the exons ATGGAGCTGGGTCTGTCTCCACTTCATCTCAGCAGCTCCCCAGAAGACCTGTACCTGGCCTCTGGGACCCCTCCTGGGACTCCCCCACCTCTCAATGCCCCTCTGTCTGGGGAGGTGAAGAGGTCCCAGCCTCTGCCCATTCCAACCAGCAG GAAACTTCTTCGAGAGGAGGAGCTACAGTCAACCTCTCTGCCCTCCATCCCCAACCCCTTCCCCGAGCTCTGCAGTCCTTCTTCACAGAGCCCCATTCTTGGGGGGTCCTCCAGTGCAAGGGGGCTGCTCCCTCGAGACACGAGCTGCCCCCAT GTCATAAAGGTGTACAGCGAAGATGGGACCTGCCGCTCGGTGGAGGTGGCGGCAGGGGCCACGGCTCGCTATGTGTGCGAGATGCTGGTGCAGCGATCTCACTCCCTGAGTGACGAGAACTGGGGGCTGGTGGAGTGCCACCCCTACCTAGCACTGG AGCGGGCCTTGGAGGATCATGAGTCAGTGGCAGAAGTGCAGGCTGCCTGGCCCATTGGTGGAGACAGCCGCATCGTCTTCCGGAAGAACTTTGCCAAATACGAGCTGTTCAAGAGCACTCCAGTGAGT CACTCCCTCTTCCCAGAAAAGATGGTCTCTAGCTGTCTGGATGCACACACGGGCATGTCCCATGAGGACATCATCCAG AACTTCCTGAATGCAGGCAGCTTCCCAGAGATCCAGGGCTTCCTGCAGCTCCGGGGGTCAGGGCGCAAGCTTTGGAAACGTTTTTTTTGCTTCCTGCGCCGCTCTGGCCTGTATTACTCCACCAAGGGCACTTCCAAG GATCCGAGGCACCTGCAGTACGTAGCAGATGTGAACGAGTCCAATGTGTATGTGGTGACCCAGGGCCGCAAGCTCTACGGGATGCCCACAGACTTTGGCTTCTGTATCAAG CCAAATAAGCTTCGAAATGGCCACAAGGGGCTTCACCTCTTCTGCACTGAGGATGAGCAGAGCCGCTCCTGCTGGTTAGCCGCCTTCCGCCTCTTCAAG TTTGGGGTACAGCTGTATAAGAATTACCAGCAGACACTGTGCCGCCACCTGTGCCCACCCTGTGGGGGTTCCCCACCCTCG AGGAGTGTCTCAGACAACACTCTGGTGGCCATGGACTTCTCCGGCCATGCCGGGCGTGTCATTGAGAACCCCCGGGAAGCTCTGAGCGCCGCCCTGGAGGAGGCCCAGGCCTGGCGG AAGAAGACGAACCACCGTCTcagcctgcccacccccagctcGGGCACAAGCCTCAGTGCAG CTATCCACCGCACCCAACCCTGGTTCCATGGACGCATTTCTCGGGAGGAGAGCCAGCGGCTCATTGGGCAGCAGGGCCTGGTTGATGG CCTGTTCCTGGTCCGAGAGAGTCAGCGGAACCCACAGggctttgtgctttctctgtGCCACGTGCAGAAAGTCAAACATTACCTTATCCTGCCAGTGAGTATCCCTGCTTCCTGCCGTACAAACGCGGGACTGCCAGCAGCCCATCCTCCCCACACCGCCCCCAGGGTGCCTGGGGTCTTCCCTCTTTCCTTGCTGCTGCACAAGCAATGGGGACCTCAGCCTTGGCCCAGGAGGGCGCTCCTCCAGGCCCTCACCCCTCCCTGA
- the GRB7 gene encoding growth factor receptor-bound protein 7 isoform X2 — protein MELGLSPLHLSSSPEDLYLASGTPPGTPPPLNAPLSGEVKRSQPLPIPTSRKLLREEELQSTSLPSIPNPFPELCSPSSQSPILGGSSSARGLLPRDTSCPHVIKVYSEDGTCRSVEVAAGATARYVCEMLVQRSHSLSDENWGLVECHPYLALERALEDHESVAEVQAAWPIGGDSRIVFRKNFAKYELFKSTPHSLFPEKMVSSCLDAHTGMSHEDIIQNFLNAGSFPEIQGFLQLRGSGRKLWKRFFCFLRRSGLYYSTKGTSKDPRHLQYVADVNESNVYVVTQGRKLYGMPTDFGFCIKPNKLRNGHKGLHLFCTEDEQSRSCWLAAFRLFKFGVQLYKNYQQTLCRHLCPPCGGSPPSRSVSDNTLVAMDFSGHAGRVIENPREALSAALEEAQAWRKKTNHRLSLPTPSSGTSLSAAIHRTQPWFHGRISREESQRLIGQQGLVDGLFLVRESQRNPQGFVLSLCHVQKVKHYLILPVSIPASCRTNAGLPAAHPPHTAPRVPGVFPLSLLLHKQWGPQPWPRRALLQALTPP, from the exons ATGGAGCTGGGTCTGTCTCCACTTCATCTCAGCAGCTCCCCAGAAGACCTGTACCTGGCCTCTGGGACCCCTCCTGGGACTCCCCCACCTCTCAATGCCCCTCTGTCTGGGGAGGTGAAGAGGTCCCAGCCTCTGCCCATTCCAACCAGCAG GAAACTTCTTCGAGAGGAGGAGCTACAGTCAACCTCTCTGCCCTCCATCCCCAACCCCTTCCCCGAGCTCTGCAGTCCTTCTTCACAGAGCCCCATTCTTGGGGGGTCCTCCAGTGCAAGGGGGCTGCTCCCTCGAGACACGAGCTGCCCCCAT GTCATAAAGGTGTACAGCGAAGATGGGACCTGCCGCTCGGTGGAGGTGGCGGCAGGGGCCACGGCTCGCTATGTGTGCGAGATGCTGGTGCAGCGATCTCACTCCCTGAGTGACGAGAACTGGGGGCTGGTGGAGTGCCACCCCTACCTAGCACTGG AGCGGGCCTTGGAGGATCATGAGTCAGTGGCAGAAGTGCAGGCTGCCTGGCCCATTGGTGGAGACAGCCGCATCGTCTTCCGGAAGAACTTTGCCAAATACGAGCTGTTCAAGAGCACTCCA CACTCCCTCTTCCCAGAAAAGATGGTCTCTAGCTGTCTGGATGCACACACGGGCATGTCCCATGAGGACATCATCCAG AACTTCCTGAATGCAGGCAGCTTCCCAGAGATCCAGGGCTTCCTGCAGCTCCGGGGGTCAGGGCGCAAGCTTTGGAAACGTTTTTTTTGCTTCCTGCGCCGCTCTGGCCTGTATTACTCCACCAAGGGCACTTCCAAG GATCCGAGGCACCTGCAGTACGTAGCAGATGTGAACGAGTCCAATGTGTATGTGGTGACCCAGGGCCGCAAGCTCTACGGGATGCCCACAGACTTTGGCTTCTGTATCAAG CCAAATAAGCTTCGAAATGGCCACAAGGGGCTTCACCTCTTCTGCACTGAGGATGAGCAGAGCCGCTCCTGCTGGTTAGCCGCCTTCCGCCTCTTCAAG TTTGGGGTACAGCTGTATAAGAATTACCAGCAGACACTGTGCCGCCACCTGTGCCCACCCTGTGGGGGTTCCCCACCCTCG AGGAGTGTCTCAGACAACACTCTGGTGGCCATGGACTTCTCCGGCCATGCCGGGCGTGTCATTGAGAACCCCCGGGAAGCTCTGAGCGCCGCCCTGGAGGAGGCCCAGGCCTGGCGG AAGAAGACGAACCACCGTCTcagcctgcccacccccagctcGGGCACAAGCCTCAGTGCAG CTATCCACCGCACCCAACCCTGGTTCCATGGACGCATTTCTCGGGAGGAGAGCCAGCGGCTCATTGGGCAGCAGGGCCTGGTTGATGG CCTGTTCCTGGTCCGAGAGAGTCAGCGGAACCCACAGggctttgtgctttctctgtGCCACGTGCAGAAAGTCAAACATTACCTTATCCTGCCAGTGAGTATCCCTGCTTCCTGCCGTACAAACGCGGGACTGCCAGCAGCCCATCCTCCCCACACCGCCCCCAGGGTGCCTGGGGTCTTCCCTCTTTCCTTGCTGCTGCACAAGCAATGGGGACCTCAGCCTTGGCCCAGGAGGGCGCTCCTCCAGGCCCTCACCCCTCCCTGA